In Fibrobacterota bacterium, the DNA window AAAGGCTTCCGCCCGCCACGGGAAAAGCGGCGAAGGGATAAACGCGGTAGGCGGGGCGCAGCATCCGTTCCAAGCCCGAAGGCGCCAAGGTATGCCAGCGGGAGTAGCCGGAATATATCTGGGGCCGCGCTTCGGGGAGGTCCCGCCATGCGCCCAAGGTTCCGGTTTCGATATCGGGTTGCGCGGCGATCCACTCCAGGGCGGATTCGAATTCGGCGAAGGTGAACAGGCCGCGCGCCGGATTCATCTCCTTGAAATCGTAAGGATGGAAATAAGGGACGATGATCCCGCCGCCATGGCGGCGGGCCTCGGCGACCGAGGCGCGGATCTCCGGCACAACACAGGTGGAGGGCAGGAAAGCGAGGTTGGCCGGGCGGGAACCGATCCGCCATGGCCCTCCCGCGATGGCCGAAAGGGTGCGCACGCCGTGCCTTTCCAGGGCGGCCATGGTCGCCCCGTCGTAAGCGTTCCAGGGCGGGATGAAGGTGCGCGGCGCGGGTTCGAGCGGCTTCAATAACTCCAGTCCGCGCGCGATCAGGGAGTCTTGATCTTCCGCGGCGACGCCGGCGAATTCGGATTTGCTTCCCGGAACCCGCGAACGATGGGTGCAGCCGTGCAAGGCGATTTCCAGCACCCCGCTACGGGCCGCGGCGGTCAACCTGGCGATCCGGTCCGCGGGCATGCCCAAGCTTCCCCCCATCGCGGGATCGGGAATCACGCCGAAGGTGACCGGGACGCCCGTACGGGCGCAGGCCGCCAGGATGCGGTCTTCCAGGTCGCCGGGGGAAAGCGCGGAACAATCGTCGTAGCGCAAGGCCAGGCGGATGGGCTTGGCGGCGGAACGGTTGGGGGGACCGGCCGACGCATCCGCCCAGGCGCCGGAAAGGATCGCCAGGCAAGCGCCCTTCACCAGGCCGAGGGAAATCATACCGGGAGAGCCGGTTTCCGCGTTCCGGCCAGTTCCGGCCCGGTCGCGGCGCCTTCCGCTACGCTCAAGTAGGCCTGCGCCACCTGATCCCAGGAAAAGCGATCCAGGAAATAACGGCGTTGCCGCGCGATCTCCTGCGCATCGCGGATGCGGCCCAATCCCCGTTCCATGCCCGCGGCCAACTGCGCGATGTCGCCGGCGGGAACGAGAATGCCGAAGGGTCCCGCGATCTCCGGAATGGAGCAAGCGGTGGTGGAGACCAGTTCCTGACCGGTGGCCAAGGTTTCCAGGATGGCGTTGCCGAAGGATTCCTCCAGGCTGGGCAAGGCCACGAGCCGATGCCCTACGATGGCCTCCGCCAATTCCGGCCCCGCCAACCAACCGGCGAAGCGGACTTGGGCCCCGGCGCCCGCCTCGGCGGCTTGGCGCTGCAAGCGGGCCTGAAGCGGCCCGTCCCCGACGAAGGTGAGGGGATGGGTCAGACGTAAGGCCTCGGGCAGGCGCAGCCAGGCTTCCAGGGCGTGGGCCGCGCCCTTATTGGCGGCCAGGCGCCCGAAGAAGAGCACGCCGCGCTGGCCTGATTCCTGGAAGGCGACTCCCTGGAAGGACGGATCCAAGCCGTTGGGGATGACCATGGCGCGATGGGCGGGGATGCCGAAGCAATCGCAGGCCTGGGCGAGCGAGAAGGAGCTGGTGCAAACGACCTTGTCGGCGCGGCGGGCGGCCAGCACTGCGGCGGCGTCCCGCGGTTCCTTGAAAAGCGCGCGCAGCCAGGTCGAAGGCCGGGTCCAATCGCGTCCCTTGAGCCAGGTATCCCAGGTGTTACGGCTGGAGAAGATGAGCCTCCCGCGCGGCCGGATGAGCCAGAGCAGGCTGGACTCGTCCCCGTTGCCGATGACCAGGGTGCCGGGGCCGATCAAGCCGCGGACGGCCAGGAGGTAGGTGAATCCGTTCAGGAAGCGGAAAGGCGAACTGATGCCGGGGCTGATGCCGACGAACCAGGCCCAACGGACGGCATAGGGGAGAGCCGCGGGCACGGGAACCTTTTCCCAGGGGGACTTGCTATACACCACGCAGACGCGGCGGCCCGCGCGCGCGAAGGCGCTGGCCAGCATATGGGTGGACTTCTGGCCGCCTCCACGGTAATTGGACCAAGGAGAGTAGTTACAAGTAAGCACCACGTCGAAATGTCCGATCGGAACCTCCGCGCGGCGGAAGCATCGGACCGCGGCGCGTCCTAGAAATTAATTCATGCGGGAGGGGTACCGGTTGGGCCGGAACCCGATTACATGAACATTACGCTGTGGGTGTGTGGATTAGCGGGATCGGAGGCCGTACCGGTTTCCACGGTGACCATGCCGCCGTTCTTCAGTTTGGCCATATCTTCCGCGGAGAGGGAGAGGGTGTGGTCATGGTTCGCGGTGTTCTGGATATGCAGGTCGACCGCGCTGCCGGCGTCGATTTGGGCTTTGGAAAGGATGGCCCGATGCCCGTGGTTGTCCGCGATGTCCCCCACCATATCGCCGGCCCCGGCCGAATCGCTGGTCCCTTTATCGTCCCCGCATCCAAGCAGGCTAAGGGCGATGGCGGAGAGAAGGGCGGCCGCGGCCGTTCCCAGGAACTCTCTGCGATTGAGACCGGACGGGGAAGGATTTTCCATGGGGCCTCCTAGATTGGGAATAAGGAATATACCGAATCCCCGGCATCGGGAAGGGGGGAGTTTCCCGCCCCCTTATGTTAGGGACTCTTAATACCCTTTCGGCAGGACCGCCCGGTCCCCGCCCATTTTCTTATAGGAATTGAAGTATTCCTCCGCCTGCTTCTTCTTGTAGGTCCTATCCGCCGCCACGCCCGCGTAGTAATAGGAAAGCGGTTCGTCCGGGCAAAGGGTCAGGGCCTGGCGGCTGGCATCGGCGATGGCCTGCAGGTTCTCCAGGGCCAGGTTGACCTTCTGGAGTTCGAGGTGCACGTCGCAGGCCCGCGGATTGCGGCCCAGGGCTTCCTTGAGGAAGTCCCGCGCTTCGTCCCGGCGGTTTTGCGCCAACATGGATTCGGACAAGGCCACGATGCCGCGGGAATAGTCCTCGTCGTCGGCGAGGCTCTTCTGCGCCCATTCCTCGGCCTCTTTCGGATCGCCCAGGCTTAGCTTGATTTCCGAGACCTCGGCCATCGCTTCGGCGGCGGGGAAGACATCGGCGGCCTGGATGAAGTATTCGGATGCCTCGGCGGCCTTCTTCTCCGCCAGGCTGGCGGCGCCCAGGCCCCGCAGCCCCAAGGCCCGATCGGGCTTGGCCACGGTTTGGGCCAGGGAATAGAAGTAGGACCGCGCATCGTTGATCTGGCCTTGGGAGATGAGGATGAGCCCGATGTGGTAGGCCGCATCCGCGAGATCGGCGCTCTTCACCAGGGCTTCCTTGAATTCCTTCAACGCCAATCCCAGGTTCTTCTGCTCGTAATGCGCGAGGGCCAGGTTGTAGCGGTAATCGGCATTCTCCGGATCCTGCTTGGCCAGCGCCGCGAGGATTTCGACGGCCTTCTCGCGATCATGCATGGCGAGCAGGGCCTTAGCCAGGCACAGTTGCACGGCCGGATCCTTGGCGAAGGCGGAGGCTTCGATCTGGCGCTTGGCATCGACGGCCTTGCCCTTGGCGAGAAGCGCTTCGCAAAGCCCGACCAAGGCGCGGGGAGCGGGGGCCTTCTGGTTGGCTTCGCCATAGAGCGGCAAGGCGGCTTCGATCTTGCCGGTGGCCCGATAGGCGTCGCCCAGGATGGTTTTGCCGCCGGGCGTAAGCTTGGCTTTCTGCGGCTCGAGCAGCTCGCGCGCCGATTCGGCGTCGTTGCGGTTCAGGAAGATATCGGCGAGGCCTTCGGCGTATTCGATCTTCTCGGGAGCGGCCTGGGAGGCTTGCGCAAAGAGCTCTTCGGCGCGCTCCAACTTGCCGTTCTTGAGCGAGAGCGCCCCCAGCCAGGCGCAGGCTTCGTCGTTATCGGGCTGCATGGCGACCAGGTCTTCCAGGGCGCTCTGGGCCTTGTCCAGGCTGCCGGCCTCGCGGTGCATACGCGCCAGGCCTTGTAAGGTATAGGCGTTGCGATCCCCCAAGGCGTAAGCCTTGTCCCAGGCCTGCATGGCCTCGTTCCCGCGCTTGGCCCCTTCCAGGGCGTCGCCGTAGCGGGCCCAGGCGTCGGCATCGTTGTCGCGCGCCAGGGCCGCGCGGCGATAGAGGGCGGCGGCGGCGGGATAGTCGGGGGCCTTCAGCTTGATCTCGCCCAGGGCCAGGCAAGCGTCGATGTTCGTCGAGTCGATACGGATCACGTCCGCGAGGGCGGCGGGGAGTTCGGCCGGCAGGGAGAGGGCCCGGGTGACGTCCAGGCGGGCGAGCGCCGCGGCCTTGTCGTTGGGATCGAAGCTTAAGGACCGCTTGTAATCTTCCAGGGCCGGCGCATACTTGCCGGCGGCTTGGCGGCAATCGCCCAGAAGGCGCCAGGCCTTGGCCAAAACCGGCTTGCCTTCGGACGACTGTTCCAGGCCCACTTTAAGCATGGCTTCGGCGGTCCCGTAATCGCGGTTCTCGGCCATCCACATGCCCATGTACAAGTTCGCCTTCTTTTGCTTGGGATCACGTTGCAGCATCAGGCCGTACATCTCCACCGCCTTGCCGGTCTCGCCCTTGGCCAGGAACTCTTCCGCCGAAGTCCGCAAGAGTTCCATCAGTTCGGAGGCGTAGGTGGGATCCCTCGGCTTCAATTCGTCGGCGCGGATGAGGTATTCGAGGGCCTTATCCTTGTTCTTGGCGTCGAGGAAGGCCTGGCCGGCGCGGAAGGCCAGGGCGGCATCGGTGGGGGAAAGGAGGGATTGATGATCGAGGGCATCAGCCATCTTGGCGGGATTCTTCAGCTGCAGCCAGGCATCGGCGGAAAGCTGCCAGGCACGGGAGGCGGCCGGCTCCAGGGCCGTCCACTTCTCCAGCCAAACGGAGGCTTCCTGGAAGCGGTTCAACCCCACGGCCAATTCCGATGCGGCCCGTAGCGCATTCACGTCGCTTCCGTCCTTGGCCAGGACCAGCGAGTAAAGGGCCAGGGCCTTGGGATCCTTGCCCAAGGCGGCGGCCAGGCCCATCTGGATGGGTTGTTCGCCCGGGAAATTGTCGTTGCCGATGGTGAGCACTTCCGCCAAGTACGGCGATTTGTTGGCATCGGCGTAGAGCCAAGCCTTGTCGAAGGCCTGGCGCAGGTCGGCCAGGGCCGCGGCCTTCTCGTCCGCCGCTTTCCCCGAGTTTGCCGCGCCGGCAGCGGAGGCCCGGTTCTGGGCCACCAATTGCCGCCATACCAGATGATCGCGGAAGGCCTTATGCGCGAGCGCCTTCTTGTCCTGGTAGGCGTACAGCTCGGCCAAGGGCCCCAATAGATCGCGGTCCTTGCCCGCTTCCTCCGCGAGGGCTTTTTCGAAGGGCATCATCCGGGCCATGTCGTAGCGGCGGTAATACTCCTTCGCGAGGATCACGCGGCCGCGATGGTATTGCGGATAGGCCTTCACCAGTTTCTCCAGTTGGGCCGGATCGCCGCTGAACTTGAATTGCAGTTCCGCCAACTGGAAGGAATATTCCGGGTCCATGCCCTTGATGGCGGAGAGGAGGCGTAGGGCGTTTTCCAGGCTGGCGGTGTCGCGCTTGCCTTCGGCCAAACGATGCATAGCCTTGAGGGCGGGGGCGTCCGCCGTATGGCGCGCGGTCCACTGGCCGTATTGATCGATCGCCGCCACCGTGTCGCGGGACTTCTCCTTGGCCTGGGCCAATTGCAATTGGTAGTCCTTGTAGGTGGCGTCCACGCGCACCAGGCCCTCGAGCATGGCCACGCGGCCCTTCTCGTCGCCGGTCTTGGCGAACAGGCCGCAAGCGGTGTCCAGCAGCCCTAGGTTATCAGGTTCGTGATCGAGGCGAAGGCGGTAGAAAGGCAGGGCCTTGGCGGGCTGGTTGGTTTTGACGTAAGCCAGGGCGGCTTCGGGGATCCATTTGGGTTCTGCCTTCACAGGGGCTTCGCCCTTGGGCCCCGAAACCAACTGATCGTTGGCGGAGCCGTAGCGGTCCCAGGCCTTGGCCGATGCCGCGGCGTCGCCGTTGTAGAAGTAGGCCATGGCCAATCCGTAACGCTCATGCAGGCTGGGGCCCCGATCCTCGGTGAACTGGTACAGCTTCAGGTTGGCCTTGAACTCTTCCGGTTTCTCCAGGGACTGGGCGTAAGTATGCGCATAGGCCGGGTTGGAGGGCTGCAAGGCGTAGGCCTTGCGGAAGCATTCCACGCCTTGATCGCCCACCTGCAGTTGGTTCCGGCATTGACCTAAGCGGTACCAGGATTCGGCGTCCTTGGGGCGCAGCTCGATGACTTCCGACAAGAGGCGCGCGGTCTGGCGATAGCTTTTGCGGCCGAAATAGAAATCCGCCAGGCGGATCAGGTGGTCGGCATGGTGGGCCGAATCCAGCTGGGCCAATTTCTCCAGCACCACCACGTAGGTCACGCGTTGCTGCGCGATGGCGGGATTGATCAGGGGCAACAGCATCTTGAAGGCCCGCAATTCATTGGGGCTGGTGGTGAGGCAGGCGCGGATGTTGGCGGTGGCGGCGGAGGTGTCCTTGGCGCGCAGATCGAGTTCGGCCAGGCGCAAGAGGCCGCCCGCGTTTTCCTTGTCGATGGAGAGCAGCATTTGCAGGGCCTTGCGGATCTTCGCGGGGTCCTGGTTGGTTTTCTCGTAGGCGAGGATCTGCACCTGGCGGATTTCCTTATCGAAATCGGGATTGACCTCGATAAAGCGATCCGCCAGCTCGGCGGTCAGTTGGTAATTCTTGCCGCGGTAGACGGCCATCACCGCATCACGATCGCCCAGCAGGGGCTTGGGCTCCAGCTTATACGCCACCGCGTAATTCGCGGCAGCCTGATCCCATTGGCCCTGGGCCGCGTAGCCCTGGGCAAGCAGCAGGAAAAGATCGCCGCTCTCGGGATTCGAACGCGAGGTCTCGGGGCGGGCGGCCAACGCCTGCAATTGCTTGAAGTGCTTGCCGATCTGCTGCTTGCTATGGATGGCGTGGGGAAGTAAGCGCAGGTAGGACTGGTTGAGGGGCGCCAGTTCCAGGGCGGACCCCAGATAGGCGTAGGCCTTGACCTTATCCCCCTTTTGCAGGAACAGCTTCGCCAATTCGAATTGGGCCTCATGCGCGCTGGAGTCGATGTTCTGGATTTCCGTCAACACGTCGGCCAGATCCTCTTTCTTCCCCTTCGTCTTCATGAGGGCGATCAGGCGATCGCGGATGGACTTGTCCTTGGGGGCCAGGTACAGGGCGTTGCGATAAAGGCCGATGGACCGATCCGGCCGGCCGACCTCCTCTTCCAAGCGCGCCAATTTCAAGATGAGATCGAGATTACCCGATTGCAGCCGCAACAGGCCTTCCATCGCGTCGGCCAGATCGGTCTTCCGGCCGGAAGAGGCCAGGGCTTCGATCAACCATAACCACGGTTTCTCATCTCCTGGCTTGAGATCGGTCCAGCGCTTGGCCCACTTGGCCGTCGCTCCTTGGTCCCCCAGAGCGCGCGCCAGTTCCGCCGCCTTCGCGACCAGGTCCGCGTTCTGCGGGTCCTTAGCCAAAAGCCCCTGATAAGCGTCCAGCGCCGAGCGCGTGATCCCCAGGGAAGCGGCGTAGTCCGCCAGGATCTCGTTGTCCTGCGGGAAGGCATCCGCTCCCAGCTTCAATACGGCTTGCAGGTTGGCGCCTTTGGTCTCCCGCGCATAGGCGTAGACCTTGTCGAACACGTCCCTGTCCTTGCGTTTGACCGCCAGCCAATGGAAATAGGCCTCTTGGGCCTGCGGGCCTTTCTTCTGCCAGGCATAGAGATCGCCGAGGATTTCCAGCAGAGCCCCGTTCCCGGGGGCTTCGGCCGCGAGGAAGGGCTCCAGGGCGGCCAACTGGGCGAAGGCGCGTTTGGAATGCCATTCCCAGGCCAACAGCAGCTTGCCCTGGCGGTAGTCGGGATTGGCCTTCACCAGCTCTTCGATTTCCTTGGTCTCGCCGCTGCGGGCGAAATAGAGTTCCGCCAACTGGAAGCGCCAGGCGCGGTCGCTGCCCTTGATCTGGGTCAAGGCCCGCAAAGCCTCGATGAGGGCGGTGGTGTCTTTCTGCTTCTCCGCGAGATCATGGTAGGACTTCAGCGCGGGCGCGTCGTCCGCGTGGCGGAAGGCCCATTGCGAGTAATAGGACAGGGCTTCGGCCGCCTGGCCGGCTTTCTCTTTCTCATGGGCCAGGCGCAATACGTAATCGCCCACCCCTTGATCTTCCTGCACCAGGCGTTCCATCATGCCCACCTTGCGCTTGCCGTCGCCTTCCTTGGCGTACAAGTCGGAAAGGGTGGCCAAGAGTTGCACGTCGCGCGGGTGATCGGCCAGGCGCTTCTCCAGGATGGGTTTGGCCTTATTGACCTGGCCCGCCTTGAGGAAAGCCAGGCCGGCGGTGGAATCGTCGTTGGCTACGGCCGGATCGAGGGCCAACAGGGCTTCCCATTCCCGGGCCGAAGATCCGTACTCGCCGTTCAGGTAAAGCGCGTGGGCGAACTTATGCCGTTCGCCCTTGTCCGGCTGGTTGCGGGCGATCAAGCGGAACACGTCCACGTTGGCCTTGAGGGCCGCGTCTTCTTCGATGAGGCCGGCGAAAGCGCGCGCATAGGACACATTGGTCGTTTCCAGATGATAGGCCTTCTCCAAGGAGACGTCCGCGCCTTCCCGCCCGAGCTTGGCCTGGCTCATGCCCAGGCGATACCAGAACTTGGCGTCGTTGGCGAAGGATCCCGTAAGCTTGCCCAGGGTTTCCGCCGCTTGGGACCATTTACCCTGGTCGAAAAAGAAATACCCCATTTTCAGTTCATAGCCCGCCTGGTTGGCCGGTTCCAGGCGCGCCTGGTTGTCCAGCACGGCGAAATACAGATCGCCGTCCTTGGCCTTGGCGGCCAGGGGTTCGACGAATTGGAGCCCGCGCTTGTCGTCGGGATGTTGCTTGGTCCATTCCTTTCCGTGGGCCAGGGCCGCGGCGGTGTCCTTGGCGGCCAAATCCAGCTCGGCCAATCGCAAGTACCATTGATCGTTATACGCTTCGGACGCGATCAGATCCTGGATGGCCGCGCGCATGCGGGCGGACGGCACGTTGAGGGCATCGAGCGCGGAAACGCGAATGCGTAGCACTTCCTCATCCTTGGGGTCCTTCGCCATGTAGGCGTCGGCCAGGCGCGCGGCGTCCGCATTGTCCTTCACGGCGTACAGGTCCAGGATGGGTTGGCGATGGCCTTCGATGAGCTTGGCGTCCATGCGCAGCACGCGCGCATAGGCCTCAGCCGCCTTTTCCTTGTTCTTGAACAGCGAATAGCCGCGTCCGACCAGGAGCAGGGCCTGGGGGGTGGGGCCGGGGCGCTGGACCAGCTTTTGTAGCAAGGAAAAATGCTTGAGGATCTGGGCGTCCGTGGTCGCCACCTGGGGCAAGAGATCGGCGTATTCCTCCTTGTCGCCCGAATTCTGCAGGGCCTTCTGCAAGTACTTGTAGGCGTTCTCGCGATCGCCCGTTCCCAGGAAGATTTTCGCCAATTGGAATTGGAAGGCATGATCGCGCGGGTTCTTCCGCTCGTTCTCCACCATGGCCGAAAGCCAGGGTCCCGGCTGCGGCCGGCCGGCCGCCAGGGCCAGCATGCGGGCCTTGGCCTCCGGCTGGGTCGGATTGAGGTCCAGTACCGCCTTATACATCTCCAGCGCGAGGTCGGGATGTTTCAGCTCTTCGTGCAAGCGGGCCATGGCCAGGGGATAGGCGGCGTCCTTGGGCGCCAGCGTCCGGCAGGTTTCGTAGTAGAGCAAGGCCTTATCCTTGTCCGGCTTGGACAACAGCTCGGCCAAATGCCGGTTGAACTTCAGATCGGAAGCGAAACGCCCCGCGACCTGCAGGTAGATGGCGATGGCCTTGGGAATCTCGCCGCGGGACTCGAACATGGCGCCCAACCCGCGCGCGGCCGCGAAGTCCTCCGGCATCAGCTTCAGGTATTGCTGCCGCAGCTCCACCGCCTTCGCGCTGCTCTCCCCGTACAAGCCGGAAAGCTCCAGGACCACCTTGGCTTCATCGGGGCCGCCCTTGTCCTTCACGGCCAGCTTCTCGAGGACGGGAAGCAGCTTTTCCTTCTGCAAGGGATGCCGATAGTAATCCGCCAGGAAATCGAGGCCCGCGTCGGAGCCGGCATTGCGGGCCCGGAAGCTTTCCCATTCCTTGAGCGCCTCCGCCCGGGAGCCGCCATACGAGAGCGCGATGCAGAATTTCTCCCAGTCCGCCTGGGCGGAACGGACGTCGCGCATCTGCGCGAACCAGGCCAGAGCCTTACGGTATTCCTGGAGCTCGAAGTGGGACAAGGCGAGCAGGCGGATGGCCTGCGGGGAAGGCTTGCGCAGCTTGAGCAGGGCGCGCCGCGCCTCGGCGAAGCGTCCCGCACGGTAATGAAGTATTGCCGCCGCCTCCTGCCAGGCTTCTTGCCCGGGCTTACGCGCCAGGCGGTTTTCCAATTCCACCACGAAGCCCGCCGTGTCGACGCCGATGAAGTCGCCTTTCAGGATCTTGCCCACGGTGGCTTCCACCATGCCGTCCTGATTTATCTCGCCGGACGATGATGGTGTGGTTTTGGCTTTCGCGCCCGCCGCTTGGACGGGTCGCGCCCCCGATCCGGCCAAGGCCGCGGCGATGGCGAGGATCAGCATGCTCCCGCGCAGGGAGGATTCATTGTGGAGGAGTGGGGACTGCTTCATGACGGACTACCTCGAATTGCGGTAAAAACACACGGAACTGGCCTGGAGGAAGGCTTTCCCATTATGGCACCGGAGGCTCGGATGTCAAGTTCAGGGGCGGAGTTAACCAGTGCCAGACCCGGCAAGGCGATTGGTTT includes these proteins:
- a CDS encoding glycosyltransferase family 4 protein; amino-acid sequence: MLASAFARAGRRVCVVYSKSPWEKVPVPAALPYAVRWAWFVGISPGISSPFRFLNGFTYLLAVRGLIGPGTLVIGNGDESSLLWLIRPRGRLIFSSRNTWDTWLKGRDWTRPSTWLRALFKEPRDAAAVLAARRADKVVCTSSFSLAQACDCFGIPAHRAMVIPNGLDPSFQGVAFQESGQRGVLFFGRLAANKGAAHALEAWLRLPEALRLTHPLTFVGDGPLQARLQRQAAEAGAGAQVRFAGWLAGPELAEAIVGHRLVALPSLEESFGNAILETLATGQELVSTTACSIPEIAGPFGILVPAGDIAQLAAGMERGLGRIRDAQEIARQRRYFLDRFSWDQVAQAYLSVAEGAATGPELAGTRKPALPV
- a CDS encoding DUF2334 domain-containing protein; translated protein: MISLGLVKGACLAILSGAWADASAGPPNRSAAKPIRLALRYDDCSALSPGDLEDRILAACARTGVPVTFGVIPDPAMGGSLGMPADRIARLTAAARSGVLEIALHGCTHRSRVPGSKSEFAGVAAEDQDSLIARGLELLKPLEPAPRTFIPPWNAYDGATMAALERHGVRTLSAIAGGPWRIGSRPANLAFLPSTCVVPEIRASVAEARRHGGGIIVPYFHPYDFKEMNPARGLFTFAEFESALEWIAAQPDIETGTLGAWRDLPEARPQIYSGYSRWHTLAPSGLERMLRPAYRVYPFAAFPVAGGSLWLRLAILGGYFAAALPVLVLLRYLSRFLSR
- a CDS encoding tetratricopeptide repeat protein; translation: MKQSPLLHNESSLRGSMLILAIAAALAGSGARPVQAAGAKAKTTPSSSGEINQDGMVEATVGKILKGDFIGVDTAGFVVELENRLARKPGQEAWQEAAAILHYRAGRFAEARRALLKLRKPSPQAIRLLALSHFELQEYRKALAWFAQMRDVRSAQADWEKFCIALSYGGSRAEALKEWESFRARNAGSDAGLDFLADYYRHPLQKEKLLPVLEKLAVKDKGGPDEAKVVLELSGLYGESSAKAVELRQQYLKLMPEDFAAARGLGAMFESRGEIPKAIAIYLQVAGRFASDLKFNRHLAELLSKPDKDKALLYYETCRTLAPKDAAYPLAMARLHEELKHPDLALEMYKAVLDLNPTQPEAKARMLALAAGRPQPGPWLSAMVENERKNPRDHAFQFQLAKIFLGTGDRENAYKYLQKALQNSGDKEEYADLLPQVATTDAQILKHFSLLQKLVQRPGPTPQALLLVGRGYSLFKNKEKAAEAYARVLRMDAKLIEGHRQPILDLYAVKDNADAARLADAYMAKDPKDEEVLRIRVSALDALNVPSARMRAAIQDLIASEAYNDQWYLRLAELDLAAKDTAAALAHGKEWTKQHPDDKRGLQFVEPLAAKAKDGDLYFAVLDNQARLEPANQAGYELKMGYFFFDQGKWSQAAETLGKLTGSFANDAKFWYRLGMSQAKLGREGADVSLEKAYHLETTNVSYARAFAGLIEEDAALKANVDVFRLIARNQPDKGERHKFAHALYLNGEYGSSAREWEALLALDPAVANDDSTAGLAFLKAGQVNKAKPILEKRLADHPRDVQLLATLSDLYAKEGDGKRKVGMMERLVQEDQGVGDYVLRLAHEKEKAGQAAEALSYYSQWAFRHADDAPALKSYHDLAEKQKDTTALIEALRALTQIKGSDRAWRFQLAELYFARSGETKEIEELVKANPDYRQGKLLLAWEWHSKRAFAQLAALEPFLAAEAPGNGALLEILGDLYAWQKKGPQAQEAYFHWLAVKRKDRDVFDKVYAYARETKGANLQAVLKLGADAFPQDNEILADYAASLGITRSALDAYQGLLAKDPQNADLVAKAAELARALGDQGATAKWAKRWTDLKPGDEKPWLWLIEALASSGRKTDLADAMEGLLRLQSGNLDLILKLARLEEEVGRPDRSIGLYRNALYLAPKDKSIRDRLIALMKTKGKKEDLADVLTEIQNIDSSAHEAQFELAKLFLQKGDKVKAYAYLGSALELAPLNQSYLRLLPHAIHSKQQIGKHFKQLQALAARPETSRSNPESGDLFLLLAQGYAAQGQWDQAAANYAVAYKLEPKPLLGDRDAVMAVYRGKNYQLTAELADRFIEVNPDFDKEIRQVQILAYEKTNQDPAKIRKALQMLLSIDKENAGGLLRLAELDLRAKDTSAATANIRACLTTSPNELRAFKMLLPLINPAIAQQRVTYVVVLEKLAQLDSAHHADHLIRLADFYFGRKSYRQTARLLSEVIELRPKDAESWYRLGQCRNQLQVGDQGVECFRKAYALQPSNPAYAHTYAQSLEKPEEFKANLKLYQFTEDRGPSLHERYGLAMAYFYNGDAAASAKAWDRYGSANDQLVSGPKGEAPVKAEPKWIPEAALAYVKTNQPAKALPFYRLRLDHEPDNLGLLDTACGLFAKTGDEKGRVAMLEGLVRVDATYKDYQLQLAQAKEKSRDTVAAIDQYGQWTARHTADAPALKAMHRLAEGKRDTASLENALRLLSAIKGMDPEYSFQLAELQFKFSGDPAQLEKLVKAYPQYHRGRVILAKEYYRRYDMARMMPFEKALAEEAGKDRDLLGPLAELYAYQDKKALAHKAFRDHLVWRQLVAQNRASAAGAANSGKAADEKAAALADLRQAFDKAWLYADANKSPYLAEVLTIGNDNFPGEQPIQMGLAAALGKDPKALALYSLVLAKDGSDVNALRAASELAVGLNRFQEASVWLEKWTALEPAASRAWQLSADAWLQLKNPAKMADALDHQSLLSPTDAALAFRAGQAFLDAKNKDKALEYLIRADELKPRDPTYASELMELLRTSAEEFLAKGETGKAVEMYGLMLQRDPKQKKANLYMGMWMAENRDYGTAEAMLKVGLEQSSEGKPVLAKAWRLLGDCRQAAGKYAPALEDYKRSLSFDPNDKAAALARLDVTRALSLPAELPAALADVIRIDSTNIDACLALGEIKLKAPDYPAAAALYRRAALARDNDADAWARYGDALEGAKRGNEAMQAWDKAYALGDRNAYTLQGLARMHREAGSLDKAQSALEDLVAMQPDNDEACAWLGALSLKNGKLERAEELFAQASQAAPEKIEYAEGLADIFLNRNDAESARELLEPQKAKLTPGGKTILGDAYRATGKIEAALPLYGEANQKAPAPRALVGLCEALLAKGKAVDAKRQIEASAFAKDPAVQLCLAKALLAMHDREKAVEILAALAKQDPENADYRYNLALAHYEQKNLGLALKEFKEALVKSADLADAAYHIGLILISQGQINDARSYFYSLAQTVAKPDRALGLRGLGAASLAEKKAAEASEYFIQAADVFPAAEAMAEVSEIKLSLGDPKEAEEWAQKSLADDEDYSRGIVALSESMLAQNRRDEARDFLKEALGRNPRACDVHLELQKVNLALENLQAIADASRQALTLCPDEPLSYYYAGVAADRTYKKKQAEEYFNSYKKMGGDRAVLPKGY